A single region of the Halorussus gelatinilyticus genome encodes:
- a CDS encoding DUF7314 family protein, whose protein sequence is MADEFAKGFGILTGGGLVWMVLSGWYTTPSFEETQLVAEIPANLDAYGQAAIVLREVFFWFTILGVLTFWVVLPALQQLREAST, encoded by the coding sequence ATGGCTGACGAATTCGCTAAGGGATTCGGTATCCTGACGGGCGGCGGTCTCGTCTGGATGGTGCTGTCTGGCTGGTACACGACGCCCTCGTTCGAGGAGACCCAACTCGTCGCCGAGATTCCGGCGAACCTCGACGCGTACGGGCAGGCGGCCATCGTCCTCCGAGAGGTGTTCTTCTGGTTCACCATCCTCGGCGTGCTGACCTTCTGGGTCGTCCTCCCGGCGCTCCAACAGTTGCGAGAGGCCTCGACGTAG
- a CDS encoding DUF7313 family protein: MQPLTLLGPIDTLLADVIEYVVFALVLVNMGTRWWAYRDYRKQARSDDHDEELSRNWLHEVSNVALVLASFYLLSLHHHAGMVLSTLVLGLFVTDFFEFEAREVELRSDEKLSSPKGAMTASVIVFLYAGYLSIFFVIEPLWNAII; this comes from the coding sequence ATGCAACCGCTGACACTGCTCGGACCGATTGACACGCTTCTCGCGGACGTCATCGAGTACGTGGTGTTCGCCCTCGTGTTGGTCAACATGGGGACTCGCTGGTGGGCGTACCGGGACTACCGCAAGCAGGCACGGAGCGACGACCACGACGAGGAACTGAGTCGCAACTGGCTCCACGAGGTCTCGAACGTCGCGCTCGTCCTCGCGTCGTTCTACCTGCTGAGTCTCCACCACCACGCCGGGATGGTCCTCTCGACGCTCGTCCTCGGCCTGTTCGTCACGGACTTCTTCGAGTTCGAGGCTCGCGAGGTCGAACTCCGGAGCGACGAGAAACTGTCGAGTCCGAAGGGTGCGATGACCGCCTCGGTCATCGTGTTCCTCTACGCGGGCTATCTCAGCATCTTCTTCGTCATCGAACCGCTCTGGAACGCCATCATCTGA
- a CDS encoding ATP-NAD kinase yields the protein MGSANDEAVGTDALGIVGDDALADDVREAAETDAIRGPASEVLAADPAAVVAVGETALLSLVRERVGVPVLPIDAGPGYGDVEREDAAVAVEALLADEFETVRRTVLSVSVGGERVGPAMADVTLVTTEPAHISEYAVRSRGELVSRFRADGVVVSTPTGSHGYGRNAGGPILEPGTGVVGVVPVAPFAVNVDQWVVSAERPVELTVERDESEVSLSLDDRQVRAVPPHTTVEVVADGGVELVRVPASRAFFDRA from the coding sequence ATGGGTAGCGCGAACGACGAGGCGGTCGGAACCGACGCGCTCGGCATCGTGGGCGACGACGCGCTCGCCGACGACGTGCGCGAAGCGGCCGAGACCGACGCGATTCGCGGCCCGGCGAGCGAGGTCCTCGCGGCCGACCCCGCGGCGGTCGTCGCGGTCGGCGAGACCGCACTCCTCTCGCTGGTCCGCGAGCGCGTCGGGGTGCCGGTCCTCCCCATCGACGCCGGGCCGGGCTACGGCGACGTCGAGCGCGAAGACGCCGCCGTGGCGGTCGAGGCGCTCCTTGCCGACGAGTTCGAGACCGTCCGGAGGACGGTCCTGTCGGTCTCGGTCGGCGGCGAGCGCGTCGGCCCGGCGATGGCGGACGTGACGCTCGTGACGACCGAACCCGCCCACATCTCCGAGTACGCGGTCCGGTCGCGCGGCGAACTGGTCTCGCGGTTCCGCGCCGACGGCGTCGTCGTCTCGACCCCGACCGGAAGCCACGGCTACGGCCGGAATGCGGGCGGACCGATTCTCGAACCCGGCACCGGCGTCGTCGGCGTCGTTCCGGTCGCGCCGTTCGCAGTCAACGTCGACCAGTGGGTCGTGTCGGCCGAGCGCCCGGTCGAGTTGACGGTCGAACGCGACGAGAGCGAGGTGTCGCTGTCGCTCGACGACCGGCAGGTGCGCGCGGTTCCGCCACACACCACCGTCGAAGTCGTCGCGGACGGCGGGGTTGAGCTGGTTCGGGTGCCCGCGAGCCGCGCGTTCTTCGACCGGGCGTAG
- a CDS encoding M28 family peptidase, which translates to MTQWIGETFTSETGWNHLETLVDIGDRMAGSEGEREAAERTRDALADAGARNARLETFDVQGWTRGDSEIRAGDTAQESIALPRSPDASATGDLVDLGYGLPSDFEETDVEGKVVMVASNVPGYYDRFIHRREKYYYAVEGGAAAFVFRNHVEGCLPPTGSVGTSEDPIGDVPAVGVSKEVGSRLARRWEGEEVEVSVEADVYDATSQNVHAELGPDTDEAVLVTSHVDAHDIAEGAMDNGAGTATIVEMAKALAAREDELDTKVHFVAYGAEEVGLVGSGVDADERDLDSVKAIVNNDGVVRGRTLTFHTHGFDALDAAAEAVGEDFGHPVKTIPEQGPHSDHWPYVQWGVPGYHVMSETGDEGRGWGHTYADTLDKLEVRDLREQAVLLTELTVRLAGDDLDVARKDPEEIAAALEDEDQAAGMKIIGDWPYDE; encoded by the coding sequence ATGACACAGTGGATCGGCGAGACGTTCACCAGCGAGACCGGTTGGAACCACCTGGAGACGCTCGTGGACATCGGCGACCGGATGGCCGGGAGCGAGGGCGAGCGCGAAGCGGCCGAGCGCACGCGCGACGCGCTCGCCGACGCCGGCGCGCGGAACGCGCGGCTCGAAACGTTCGACGTGCAGGGCTGGACTCGCGGCGATAGCGAAATCCGCGCTGGCGATACCGCACAGGAGTCCATCGCGCTCCCGCGGAGTCCGGACGCGAGCGCGACGGGCGATCTCGTCGATTTGGGGTACGGCCTGCCGAGCGACTTCGAGGAGACCGACGTCGAGGGGAAGGTCGTGATGGTCGCCTCGAACGTCCCGGGCTACTACGACCGGTTCATCCACCGGCGCGAGAAGTACTACTACGCGGTCGAGGGCGGCGCGGCCGCGTTCGTCTTCCGGAACCACGTCGAGGGCTGTCTCCCGCCGACCGGGAGCGTCGGGACCAGCGAGGACCCCATCGGCGACGTTCCAGCGGTCGGCGTCAGCAAGGAGGTCGGTTCCCGACTCGCGCGGCGCTGGGAGGGCGAAGAAGTCGAGGTGTCGGTCGAAGCGGACGTCTACGACGCGACGAGCCAGAACGTCCACGCCGAGTTAGGTCCGGACACCGACGAGGCGGTCCTCGTGACCAGCCACGTGGACGCTCACGACATCGCCGAAGGAGCCATGGACAACGGTGCGGGAACCGCCACGATAGTCGAGATGGCGAAGGCGCTCGCCGCGCGCGAGGACGAACTCGACACCAAGGTCCACTTCGTCGCCTACGGTGCCGAGGAGGTCGGTCTGGTCGGTTCCGGCGTGGACGCCGACGAGCGCGACCTCGATTCCGTCAAGGCAATCGTGAACAACGACGGCGTGGTCCGCGGGCGGACGCTCACCTTCCACACCCACGGCTTCGACGCGCTCGACGCCGCGGCCGAGGCGGTGGGCGAGGATTTCGGCCACCCCGTGAAGACCATCCCGGAGCAAGGCCCGCACAGCGACCACTGGCCCTACGTCCAGTGGGGCGTGCCGGGCTACCACGTCATGAGTGAGACCGGCGACGAGGGCCGCGGCTGGGGCCACACCTACGCCGACACGCTCGACAAGTTGGAGGTCCGTGACCTCCGCGAGCAGGCGGTCCTGCTGACCGAACTCACCGTCCGCCTCGCGGGCGACGATCTCGACGTCGCGCGCAAGGACCCCGAGGAAATCGCCGCGGCGCTGGAAGACGAAGACCAAGCCGCGGGGATGAAGATTATCGGTGACTGGCCGTACGACGAGTGA
- the pdhA gene encoding pyruvate dehydrogenase (acetyl-transferring) E1 component subunit alpha, which yields MNDMAIQAPDMTRVVAPDGTIDERIDPDLSESAVIDLYRLQVLARTFDEKAVKLHRQGRIGTYAPLQGQEAAQVGAAYALAESDYCFPTYRDHAMYLTRGLDLEDVLVYLLGEGNYVDREDPETLRTFPPTIPIATQLPHAVGTGMAADYRGDDCATLVSFGDGATSEGDFHEGMNFAGVFDAPTVFFCQNNQWAISVPRERQTASATIAQKAQAYGFDGVRVDGNDVLAVYAAVEDALDAAKAGEGPRLIEAVTYRQGAHTTTDDPSKYRDDDEVEEWRRKDPVERTREYLEDAHDWSETDEEKLREWADERVVEAVANVEDRTGLDVDAIFEYVYAETPGKLRRQREQVVDSPEVER from the coding sequence ATGAATGATATGGCAATACAGGCTCCCGACATGACCCGCGTCGTCGCTCCGGACGGTACCATCGACGAACGAATCGACCCGGACCTCTCGGAGTCGGCAGTAATCGACCTCTACCGGCTACAGGTACTCGCCCGGACGTTCGACGAGAAAGCCGTCAAACTCCACCGACAGGGCCGTATCGGAACCTACGCACCGCTTCAGGGCCAAGAGGCCGCGCAGGTCGGCGCGGCGTACGCGCTCGCGGAGTCGGACTACTGCTTCCCGACGTATCGGGACCACGCGATGTATCTCACCCGGGGTCTCGACCTGGAAGACGTGCTGGTCTACCTACTCGGCGAGGGCAACTACGTGGACCGCGAGGACCCCGAAACGCTCCGGACGTTCCCGCCGACCATCCCCATCGCCACTCAACTCCCTCACGCGGTCGGGACGGGGATGGCCGCCGACTACCGTGGCGACGACTGCGCGACGCTGGTCAGTTTCGGCGACGGCGCGACCAGCGAGGGCGACTTCCACGAGGGGATGAACTTCGCCGGCGTGTTCGACGCGCCCACCGTCTTCTTCTGTCAGAACAACCAGTGGGCCATCTCGGTGCCGCGAGAGCGCCAGACCGCTTCGGCGACCATCGCTCAGAAGGCCCAAGCCTACGGCTTCGACGGCGTGCGAGTAGACGGCAACGACGTGCTGGCGGTCTACGCCGCGGTCGAGGACGCGCTCGACGCCGCGAAGGCCGGCGAGGGACCGCGCCTCATCGAGGCGGTCACGTACCGGCAGGGCGCGCACACGACCACCGACGACCCGTCGAAGTACCGTGACGACGACGAGGTCGAGGAGTGGCGACGGAAAGACCCGGTCGAGCGCACCCGCGAGTACCTCGAAGACGCCCACGACTGGTCGGAGACCGACGAGGAGAAGCTCCGCGAGTGGGCCGACGAGCGCGTCGTGGAGGCCGTGGCGAACGTCGAGGACCGGACGGGACTCGACGTGGACGCCATCTTCGAGTACGTCTACGCCGAGACGCCGGGCAAGCTCCGGCGGCAGCGTGAACAGGTCGTGGATAGTCCGGAAGTCGAACGGTAG
- a CDS encoding cytochrome c oxidase subunit 3, whose product MTVADDSGEEHGHHLPAVEDWPRGFGEASWWPFVTALGGAGIYVGAALFLLATGQQPIVDPMLGPVVFVGAVGLFLAGLYGWVYHAFVKAFWSSDGHGSSGLRWGMVLFLGSEIATFGAGFVYYFFIRVGTWGTEEFPELLGSLVLINTALLVLSSFTLHWGHVELRKGNRRNFLVGLAATLLLGIVFIGGQVYEYYEFIQHEGFTLESGIFGSAFYALTGLHGLHVSMGAVLIAIVFIRALYGQYTAERHTSVTTVSMYWHFVDAVWIFLVVVLYVGAEVSL is encoded by the coding sequence ATGACAGTAGCGGACGATTCAGGAGAGGAGCACGGCCACCACCTCCCCGCCGTCGAGGACTGGCCTCGCGGCTTCGGCGAGGCGAGTTGGTGGCCCTTCGTCACCGCACTCGGCGGCGCGGGCATCTACGTCGGTGCCGCCCTGTTCCTGCTCGCAACGGGACAGCAACCGATAGTAGACCCGATGCTCGGGCCGGTCGTGTTCGTCGGGGCGGTCGGTCTCTTCCTCGCGGGCCTGTACGGCTGGGTCTACCACGCCTTCGTCAAGGCGTTCTGGTCGAGCGACGGCCACGGCAGTAGCGGACTCAGATGGGGCATGGTGCTGTTCCTCGGGTCCGAGATAGCGACGTTCGGTGCCGGGTTCGTCTACTACTTCTTCATCCGCGTCGGCACGTGGGGCACAGAGGAGTTCCCGGAACTGCTCGGGTCGCTGGTGCTCATCAACACCGCCCTGCTGGTCCTGTCGAGTTTCACGCTCCACTGGGGCCACGTCGAACTCCGGAAGGGCAACCGCCGGAACTTCCTCGTCGGACTGGCCGCGACGCTCCTGCTCGGCATCGTCTTCATCGGCGGGCAGGTCTACGAGTACTACGAGTTCATCCAGCACGAGGGCTTCACGCTGGAGTCGGGCATCTTCGGTAGCGCGTTCTACGCCCTGACCGGCCTCCACGGCCTACACGTCTCGATGGGCGCGGTCCTCATCGCCATCGTGTTCATCCGCGCGCTCTACGGCCAGTACACCGCCGAGCGCCACACCTCGGTCACGACGGTCTCGATGTACTGGCACTTCGTGGACGCGGTCTGGATCTTCCTCGTCGTCGTGCTGTACGTCGGCGCGGAAGTCTCGCTGTAA
- a CDS encoding prolyl oligopeptidase family serine peptidase: protein MSTPPNSPPDPPATRRDETVEEFHETEISDPYRWLEADDATVREWTAAQNEYADAILDSPTRERLRSRMDGLADVPEYGTVEAANGRYFRTVRESGDDRARLLVGESPGDDEAVLADPDDWADVEADDRTGARSMSWFLPSPDGDRVAYGVAGGDERVDIRVVSVPDGEEIAVRRDCGRVSRAFVGYDPTSPGTVAWDADGEGLFYVGTEPASDGDIDTELRHWRFGGRDSDGRDELDAREEVLLAPDDRAGWPLVRTDPESGTLAVAFHDASGTDWAVRGDGAFRPVLGTDAETFAVFRGDTVFVQTDHEAPRKRLLACSLAQFRAGDLALSECETILPEREAVLQSVAATPDHLVARYSADARARLAVYDHDGGHVRDLPVPENASVSRLRTDPETETAFYLVEGFDRAPTLVRADLRSGDRRELARVEAGVDGGSIPDELVVRQIFAESSDGVEVPVFVCHREGIERDGDNPTILHGYGGFRSSRPPSFGRFRLPFLADGGVYAQVCARGGHEYGEAWHEAATGATKQRTFDDFVAAGEYLRSAGYTNSDRLAVTGRSNGGLSVGAVVTQRPDHWAAAVCSVPLLDMLRYHRFGMGASWTAEYGDPDDESAFESLRAYSPYHNVESGVEYPAVLFTTGAEDTRVHPGHARKMTARMQAEGEGGPFVLRTTSDAGHGGGASAETVVAEQTDRWTFLYEQLGMDGKTNE, encoded by the coding sequence ATGTCCACGCCCCCGAACTCGCCGCCCGACCCGCCGGCGACGCGCCGGGACGAGACCGTCGAGGAGTTCCACGAAACCGAAATCTCCGACCCGTACCGCTGGCTGGAAGCCGACGACGCGACCGTCCGCGAGTGGACCGCCGCGCAGAACGAGTACGCCGACGCGATTCTGGACTCGCCGACCCGCGAGCGCCTCCGTTCGCGGATGGACGGCCTCGCCGACGTGCCCGAGTACGGCACCGTCGAAGCCGCGAACGGGCGATACTTCCGGACCGTCCGCGAGTCCGGCGACGACCGCGCCCGACTCCTCGTCGGCGAGTCGCCCGGCGACGACGAGGCAGTCCTCGCGGACCCGGACGACTGGGCCGACGTCGAAGCCGACGACCGGACGGGCGCGCGGTCGATGTCGTGGTTCCTCCCCTCGCCCGACGGCGACCGGGTCGCCTACGGCGTCGCGGGCGGCGACGAGCGCGTCGATATCCGCGTCGTGAGCGTTCCCGACGGCGAGGAAATCGCGGTCCGAAGAGACTGCGGGCGGGTGAGTCGCGCGTTCGTCGGCTACGACCCCACGAGTCCCGGCACGGTCGCGTGGGACGCCGACGGCGAAGGCCTGTTCTACGTCGGCACCGAACCCGCGTCGGACGGCGACATCGACACGGAACTGCGTCACTGGCGATTCGGAGGGCGCGATTCCGACGGACGGGACGAACTCGACGCCCGCGAGGAGGTGCTTCTCGCGCCCGACGACCGAGCAGGCTGGCCGCTGGTCCGGACCGACCCCGAATCGGGGACGCTCGCGGTCGCGTTCCACGACGCCTCGGGCACCGACTGGGCGGTCCGGGGTGACGGCGCGTTCCGGCCGGTCCTCGGAACCGACGCCGAGACGTTCGCCGTCTTCCGCGGGGACACCGTCTTCGTCCAGACCGACCACGAGGCTCCGCGAAAGCGCCTGCTGGCCTGCTCGCTCGCGCAGTTCCGCGCGGGGGACCTCGCGCTTTCGGAGTGCGAGACGATTCTCCCCGAGCGCGAGGCGGTCCTCCAGTCGGTCGCCGCGACGCCGGACCACCTCGTCGCCCGGTACTCGGCTGACGCCCGTGCCCGCCTCGCGGTGTACGACCACGACGGCGGCCACGTCCGTGACCTCCCCGTCCCCGAGAACGCGTCGGTGTCGAGGCTCCGAACCGACCCCGAGACCGAGACGGCCTTCTATCTGGTCGAAGGGTTCGACCGCGCACCCACGCTGGTCCGGGCGGACCTCCGGTCGGGCGACCGTCGGGAACTGGCGCGCGTCGAGGCGGGAGTGGACGGCGGTTCGATCCCCGACGAGTTGGTCGTCCGGCAGATCTTCGCGGAGTCGTCGGACGGCGTCGAAGTCCCGGTGTTCGTCTGCCACCGCGAGGGAATCGAGCGGGACGGTGACAATCCGACGATACTCCACGGCTACGGCGGCTTTCGGTCGAGCAGACCGCCGAGTTTCGGCCGCTTCCGACTGCCGTTCCTCGCGGACGGGGGCGTGTACGCGCAGGTCTGCGCGCGCGGCGGCCACGAGTACGGCGAGGCGTGGCACGAGGCCGCGACGGGCGCGACCAAACAGCGCACCTTCGACGACTTCGTGGCGGCCGGCGAGTACCTCCGTTCGGCGGGGTACACGAACTCCGACAGACTGGCGGTCACGGGGCGGTCGAACGGCGGCCTCTCGGTCGGCGCGGTCGTGACCCAGCGACCCGACCACTGGGCCGCAGCGGTCTGTTCGGTGCCGCTACTCGACATGCTCCGGTACCACCGGTTCGGGATGGGCGCGTCGTGGACCGCCGAGTACGGCGACCCGGACGACGAGTCGGCCTTCGAGTCGCTGCGAGCCTACTCGCCGTACCACAACGTCGAGTCGGGCGTCGAGTATCCGGCGGTGCTGTTCACGACCGGTGCAGAGGACACCCGCGTCCACCCGGGTCACGCCCGGAAGATGACCGCTCGGATGCAGGCCGAAGGCGAGGGCGGTCCCTTCGTCCTGCGGACGACGAGCGACGCCGGTCACGGCGGCGGCGCGTCGGCCGAGACGGTCGTCGCCGAGCAGACCGACCGGTGGACGTTCCTCTACGAGCAGTTGGGTATGGACGGAAAAACGAACGAGTGA
- the coxB gene encoding cytochrome c oxidase subunit II, with amino-acid sequence MRQKRTAFATLLGVAALALFADPALAQGYDSTTESLIRSLNTQLMYMAIPITVLVEGILIYTVWKYRKNDDPKPTKENRRLEISWTIATALVLLVVGYASYGVMANEYVSNASGEYQPSEQAVEVEVVGQKYLWNFNYQGENVSTTGTLVLPKGQNVFLHITSTDWLHAFHVPELGLKQDAIPGQTETIKTKITNTGTYQLYCAEYCGVGHSKMLGEVEVVSQQEYQQWLDQQQGNSTAS; translated from the coding sequence ATGAGACAGAAGCGGACAGCGTTTGCAACGCTACTGGGGGTCGCGGCGCTCGCCCTGTTCGCCGACCCGGCGCTGGCGCAGGGGTACGACTCGACAACCGAGTCGCTGATCCGGTCGCTGAACACGCAACTGATGTACATGGCGATTCCCATCACGGTGCTGGTCGAGGGCATCCTCATCTACACCGTCTGGAAGTACCGGAAGAACGACGACCCCAAACCAACCAAGGAGAACCGCCGCCTCGAAATCTCGTGGACCATCGCCACCGCGCTGGTCCTGCTGGTCGTCGGCTACGCCTCCTACGGCGTGATGGCCAACGAGTACGTCTCGAACGCCAGCGGCGAGTACCAGCCCAGCGAGCAGGCCGTCGAAGTCGAAGTGGTCGGTCAGAAGTACCTCTGGAACTTCAACTACCAGGGCGAGAACGTCTCGACCACGGGCACGCTCGTCCTCCCCAAAGGCCAGAACGTGTTTCTACATATCACCTCCACCGACTGGCTCCACGCGTTCCACGTGCCGGAACTCGGCTTGAAGCAGGACGCCATCCCCGGCCAGACCGAGACCATCAAGACGAAGATTACCAACACTGGAACCTACCAGCTCTACTGTGCGGAGTACTGCGGCGTCGGCCACTCGAAGATGCTCGGCGAGGTCGAAGTCGTCTCCCAGCAGGAGTATCAGCAGTGGCTGGACCAACAGCAGGGCAACAGCACGGCTAGCTGA
- the cyoE gene encoding heme o synthase, with protein sequence MLAGTAIGVYLLVVVGATTALTDAAAACPTWPACNGQWLVPLDRPKLAVAWGHRVAALGVGLALAATTVLAWLGDTDRRVRGALSASALLYPVQVGLGAFAATTASVALLSAVHLVVGMAIFGGVVLALAWTLEPETFDEPTGVEDPEEMPDAEESPAAPNPAARPDGVLARAKRTGFAYFRLMKPRLMWLLCLVASAAMALAAGPALGVDTVVATLTGGVLSIGASGTFNHVLERDVDRKMNRTADRPAATDQIPVRNAVAFGVLLVALSLVAFLSVNVLAAALGMFAILFYSVIYTLLLKPNTVQNTVIGGFAGALPALIGGAAVTGEIGLPALVLAGVIFLWTPAHFYNLALAYKDDYARGGFPMMPVVRGEAVTRKHILLYLGATLLSAGLLSAVTTLGWLYAATSVTFGAVFLWTVVRLHYEQTEAAAFRSFHASNAYLGALLLAVVADALAF encoded by the coding sequence ATGCTCGCTGGCACCGCGATTGGCGTCTACCTGCTGGTGGTCGTCGGCGCGACCACCGCACTGACCGACGCGGCGGCCGCCTGTCCGACGTGGCCCGCGTGCAACGGCCAGTGGCTCGTCCCGCTCGACCGGCCGAAACTCGCCGTCGCGTGGGGGCACCGCGTCGCCGCGCTCGGCGTCGGTCTCGCTTTGGCGGCGACGACGGTTCTGGCGTGGCTCGGAGACACCGACCGTCGCGTCCGCGGCGCGCTCTCCGCGTCCGCACTGCTCTACCCCGTACAGGTCGGCCTCGGTGCGTTCGCCGCGACGACCGCCAGCGTGGCCCTGCTCTCGGCGGTCCACTTGGTCGTCGGCATGGCCATCTTCGGCGGCGTCGTCCTCGCGCTGGCGTGGACGCTCGAACCGGAGACGTTCGACGAGCCGACCGGCGTCGAGGACCCCGAGGAGATGCCCGACGCCGAGGAGTCGCCCGCGGCCCCGAATCCGGCCGCGCGACCCGACGGGGTGCTCGCTCGCGCGAAACGAACCGGATTCGCCTACTTCCGACTGATGAAACCGCGGCTGATGTGGCTGCTCTGTCTGGTCGCGTCCGCGGCGATGGCGCTGGCGGCCGGCCCCGCGCTCGGGGTCGATACCGTCGTCGCCACGCTGACCGGCGGCGTCCTCTCCATCGGTGCCTCGGGCACGTTCAACCACGTCCTCGAACGCGACGTTGACCGGAAGATGAACCGGACCGCCGACCGGCCCGCCGCGACCGACCAGATTCCGGTGCGCAACGCGGTCGCGTTCGGCGTCCTGCTGGTCGCGCTCTCGCTGGTCGCGTTCCTGTCGGTGAACGTGCTGGCCGCGGCGCTCGGGATGTTCGCTATCCTGTTCTACAGCGTCATCTACACGCTCCTCTTGAAGCCGAACACGGTCCAGAACACGGTCATCGGCGGGTTCGCCGGCGCGCTCCCCGCGCTCATCGGCGGGGCCGCGGTGACGGGCGAAATCGGCCTGCCCGCGCTCGTGCTGGCCGGGGTCATCTTCCTCTGGACGCCCGCGCACTTCTACAACCTCGCGCTGGCGTACAAGGACGACTACGCCCGCGGCGGGTTCCCGATGATGCCCGTCGTCCGCGGCGAGGCCGTCACGCGCAAGCACATCCTGCTGTATCTGGGCGCGACCCTGCTCTCGGCGGGCCTGCTCTCGGCGGTCACGACGCTCGGGTGGCTCTACGCCGCGACGAGCGTGACGTTCGGAGCCGTCTTCCTCTGGACGGTCGTCAGACTCCACTACGAGCAGACCGAGGCGGCGGCCTTCCGGTCGTTCCACGCCTCGAACGCCTATCTGGGCGCGCTCCTGCTGGCGGTCGTCGCCGACGCGCTGGCGTTCTGA
- a CDS encoding DUF7546 family protein has protein sequence MTRTIDVSTDRLKPDRDTLLWAGLLVNTELILTFAYLLLADVTVTEWRYLLFPFVWINLSVWALARTTPEADSRRTRLVGAAIAVGYLVLLAYVGGLLKPGLLFHGHGGGAGGHTHLTGFRVAWLPPGWGPALLYSGGLVQLTLMPYKVVGYVTLAYLVYATVLETAGSAVSGLLGLVSCVSCTWPVIATLAAGLAGSGTAVAAAASEWSYTLGTLAFAVTVVLLRWRPSIRSFR, from the coding sequence ATGACACGGACCATCGACGTTTCGACGGACCGACTCAAGCCGGACCGCGACACCCTGCTGTGGGCGGGGCTCCTCGTCAACACCGAACTCATCCTGACGTTCGCGTACCTCCTGCTCGCTGACGTGACCGTCACCGAGTGGCGCTACCTCCTCTTCCCGTTCGTCTGGATAAACCTGAGCGTGTGGGCGCTGGCCCGGACGACCCCCGAGGCCGACTCGCGGCGCACTCGACTCGTCGGCGCGGCCATCGCGGTCGGCTACCTCGTCCTGCTCGCGTACGTCGGGGGTCTCCTCAAACCGGGGCTGCTGTTCCACGGTCACGGCGGCGGGGCGGGCGGACACACCCACCTCACCGGGTTCCGCGTCGCGTGGCTCCCGCCAGGATGGGGTCCGGCCCTGCTGTACTCGGGCGGCCTCGTGCAACTCACTCTGATGCCGTACAAAGTGGTCGGCTACGTGACGCTGGCGTACCTCGTCTACGCCACGGTGCTGGAGACCGCGGGGTCGGCGGTGTCGGGCCTGCTCGGACTGGTCTCCTGCGTCAGCTGCACGTGGCCGGTAATCGCCACGCTCGCGGCCGGACTCGCGGGGTCGGGCACTGCTGTCGCGGCCGCGGCCAGCGAGTGGTCCTACACGCTCGGCACACTCGCATTCGCCGTGACAGTCGTGTTGCTCCGCTGGCGACCGTCGATCCGAAGCTTCCGGTGA
- a CDS encoding SHOCT domain-containing protein — MSFPGDDARRYASMLTERADHWSVTTERLAGTADAVADLSDALVTALAEGERPKFCFDADETGVGFGDPEATVSPERGGVYLLTDRRVYLRLGVGDEDESLSLPYADIVGVRHRHGRRRHRIDLAVSGAKYYLWIPSLFDADDVIAATEYVNYRHTAETPDSGGGGSSSGEPQSIRDRLERLGDAKSRGLIDEEEFQRRKEELLGE, encoded by the coding sequence ATGTCGTTCCCCGGCGACGACGCCAGACGATACGCGTCGATGCTCACCGAGCGCGCCGACCACTGGTCGGTGACGACCGAGCGACTGGCGGGCACCGCGGACGCGGTCGCCGACCTCTCTGACGCGCTCGTCACCGCGCTCGCCGAGGGCGAGCGCCCGAAGTTCTGCTTCGACGCCGACGAGACCGGCGTCGGCTTCGGCGACCCGGAGGCGACCGTCTCGCCCGAGCGCGGCGGGGTCTACCTGTTGACCGACCGGCGGGTCTACCTCCGCTTGGGCGTCGGCGACGAGGACGAGTCGCTGAGTCTCCCGTACGCGGACATCGTCGGCGTGCGCCACCGTCACGGACGGCGTCGCCACCGCATCGACCTCGCGGTGTCGGGGGCGAAATACTACCTCTGGATTCCCTCGCTGTTCGACGCCGACGACGTGATCGCCGCTACCGAGTACGTCAACTACCGACACACCGCCGAGACGCCCGACTCGGGCGGGGGCGGTTCGTCGTCCGGCGAGCCACAGAGCATCCGCGACCGACTGGAGCGACTCGGCGACGCGAAGTCGCGGGGTCTCATCGACGAGGAGGAGTTCCAACGCCGCAAAGAGGAACTGCTCGGCGAGTGA